From a region of the Mycobacteroides saopaulense genome:
- a CDS encoding VC0807 family protein, with amino-acid sequence MPEQPAESQKASARVVLRHALISAGPSLGTYYVLRALGQPEIHALIAATMVSGIQVLVKVAKNRKFDVLSGFLMFNFGLSLVIALVTSDARMAQVSNTVPGILLSLFLIGSALIGRPLTELMIAKARPGRVEELAAEHHWTEANFTAYHRMHVQVSFWCGAISLLLSVISIVIIYSFSVDIAQAVNQIFSLVTTIGLIIGMIVVIRRYLQRMTYDSPAA; translated from the coding sequence GTGCCCGAGCAGCCAGCCGAGAGCCAGAAAGCATCCGCGCGTGTGGTGCTTCGGCACGCCCTCATCAGCGCCGGGCCATCCCTTGGCACGTACTACGTCTTGCGCGCGCTGGGACAACCCGAGATCCACGCGTTGATCGCCGCCACCATGGTTTCCGGCATCCAGGTGCTGGTCAAAGTGGCCAAGAATCGTAAGTTCGACGTCCTGTCGGGCTTTCTGATGTTCAACTTCGGGCTGAGCCTGGTCATCGCGCTCGTGACCTCGGATGCGCGCATGGCGCAGGTGTCCAATACCGTGCCCGGAATTCTGCTCTCGCTGTTTCTCATCGGCAGCGCGCTGATAGGCCGGCCGCTGACCGAGCTGATGATCGCCAAGGCCCGGCCCGGACGCGTGGAAGAGCTCGCGGCCGAACATCACTGGACCGAAGCGAATTTCACGGCGTATCACCGCATGCATGTGCAGGTGAGTTTCTGGTGTGGTGCCATCAGCCTGCTGCTGTCGGTCATTTCGATTGTCATCATCTACAGCTTCTCGGTCGACATCGCCCAGGCCGTCAACCAGATCTTCTCTCTGGTAACCACAATTGGCCTGATCATCGGCATGATTGTGGTCATCCGTCGCTACCTGCAACGCATGACGTACGACTCGCCTGCGGCCTGA